Proteins encoded in a region of the Patagioenas fasciata isolate bPatFas1 chromosome 21, bPatFas1.hap1, whole genome shotgun sequence genome:
- the TMEM81 gene encoding transmembrane protein 81, with protein MTMKTLGNGHILGTLLGVFYLRSVVCYDWVTIPAALASAPARLAINSTSCSVTCGLGFKQEESCEVTPAGERKDCVMRTSRCLTRWFCGLLHFTVPVGKPFQLTCQPSDTADFDRRAYGYVWKFAQGLITMENMLFKRLQKNDTVLGFSPTRESDGGTYRCDVRELKTFKLIKRVYFAVRVIRRDLVDLNFQKSLTWEQKLTAYGGEGNAVNITREVVQTEREFWQRQFFHEGLIGAAGGVAAGLVVIVPLYCLRKILRRRAAENKI; from the coding sequence ATGACTATGAAGACTTTGGGGAACGGCCACATCCTTGGGACGTTACTCGGTGTTTTCTATCTACGGTCGGTAGTTTGCTATGACTGGGTGACCATCCCGGCGGCGCTGGCGTCCGCTCCGGCCAGGCTGGCCATCAACAGCACGTCCTGCAGCGTCACTTGCGGGTTGGGCTTCAAACAGGAGGAGTCGTGCGAGGTGACGCCGGCCGGCGAGCGGAAGGATTGTGTCATGCGCACGTCCCGCTGCCTGACCCGCTGGTTTTGTGGCTTGCTCCACTTCACCGTCCCCGTGGGCAAACCCTTCCAGCTCACCTGCCAACCCTCGGACACGGCCGATTTCGATCGCCGAGCCTACGGCTACGTGTGGAAGTTTGCTCAAGGCCTCATCACCATGGAAAACATGCTGTTCAAACGCCTCCAAAAGAACGATACTGTCCTCGGGTTTTCCCCTACCAGGGAGTCTGATGGAGGGACTTACCGGTGCGACGTGCGGGAGCTGAAGACGTTCAAACTCATCAAGAGGGTCTATTTTGCGGTCAGGGTGATCCGGAGGGACTTGGTGGATCTGAACTTCCAAAAATCCCTGACCTGGGAGCAGAAGCTAACGGCATACGGGGGGGAAGGAAACGCAGTCAACATCACCCGCGAAGTGGTGCAAACGGAGCGGGAGTTTTGGCAGAGGCAATTCTTCCACGAAGGTCTGATAGGAGCTGCAGGTGGAGTGGCCGCGGGTCTCGTCGTCATCGTGCCGCTCTACTGCTTGCGCAAGATTTTGAGGAGGAGAGCTGCCGAGAATAAGATTTAA
- the CNTN2 gene encoding contactin-2: protein MAGAAGFVRTSLAVVTLLVWCRAQSSTRSYGPVFEEQPVHTLFPEGSAEEKVTRACRARASPPATYRWKMNGTELKMEPDSRYRLVAGDLVISNPVKAKDAGSYQCVASNSRGTVVSREASLRFGFLQEFSAEERDPVKITEGWGVMFTCSPPPHYPGLSYRWLLNEFPNFIPADGRRFVSQTTGNLYIAKTEASDLGNYSCFATSHIDFITKSVFSKFSRLSLAAEDARQYAPSIKARFPADTYALAGQMVTLECFAFGNPVPQIKWRKLDGSQSSKWIGSEPLLQIQDVGFEDEGTYECEAENIKGRDTYQGRIIIQAQPEWLKVITDTEADIGSDLRWSCAAAGKPRPAVRWLRDGQPLTSQNRIEVSGGELRFSKLVLEDSGMYQCVAENKHGTVYASAELTVQALAPDFRLKPVKRLIPAARSGKVIIPCQPRAAPKATVLWTKGTELLTNSSRVTITTDGTLILQNISKSDEGKYTCFAENFMGKANSTGILSVRDATKITLAPSSADINVGENLTLQCHASHDPTMDLTFTWSLDDFPIDFDKSEGHYRRASAKEAVGDLSISNAQLKHSGRYTCTAQTVVDSASESATLTVRGPPGPPGGVVVRDVGDTTVLLSWSRGSDNHSPIARYLVEARTLLSSTWKQMRTNPANIEGNAETAQVVNLIPWMDYEFRVLASNILGVGEPSLPSSKIRTKEAAPTVAPSGLSGGGGAPNELIINWTPTLRDYQNGDGFGYILSFRKKGTQGWLTARVPHAESLHYVYRNESIGPYTPFEVKIKAYNRKGEGPESLTAIVYSAEEEPKVAPFRVTAKAVLSSEMDVSWEPVEQGDMTGVLSGYEIRYWKDGDKEEAADRVRTAGLVTSAHVTGLNPNTKYHVSVRAYNRAGTGPPSPSTNITTTKPPPKRPPGNISWTFSGSTVTIKWDPVVAKADESAVTGYKMLYRQDSHSAPTLYLASKSRIDIPVPEDFTHAFVQIRVTGPGGDGIPAEVHILRNSGTSMMVEDSVMRPVPHAVIVTTNSLVMVALISYLEL from the exons ATGGCAGGAGCCGCTGGATTTGTCCGCACGTCCCTCGCTGTTGTCACCTTGCTGG TTTGGTGCCGAGCCCAGAGCAGCACCAGGAGCTACGGGCCGGTGTTTGAGGAGCAGCCCGTCCACACTCTGTTCCCTGAAGGCTCAGCAGAAGAGAAGGTCACGCGGGCGTGCCGAGCACGGGCCAGCCCTCCCGCGACCTACAG GTGGAAGATGAACGGCACGGAGCTCAAGATGGAGCCGGATTCCCGTTACAGGCTGGTCGCAGGTGACTTAGTGATAAGCAACCCGGTGAAAGCCAAGGACGCTGGCTCCTACCAATGCGTGGCATCTAATTCCAGGGGCACGGTGGTCAGCAGGGAAGCCTCCCTCCGCTTTGGCT TTTTGCAGGAGTTCTCCGCAGAAGAGCGAGACCCCGTGAAGATCACGGAAGGCTggggggtgatgttcacctgcaGCCCTCCTCCCCACTACCCAG GCTTATCCTATCGCTGGCTCCTGAACGAGTTTCCCAATTTCATCCCAGCTGACGGAAGGCGTTTCGTCTCTCAGACCACGGGAAACCTTTACATTGCCAAAACAGAGGCTTCCGACCTGGGGAACTATTCGTGCTTTGCCACCAGCCACATCGACTTCATCACCAAGAGCGTTTTCAGCAAGTTCTCCCGGCTCAGCCTCGCTGCAGAGG ATGCCAGGCAGTACGCACCCAGCATAAAAGCCAGGTTTCCTGCCGACACCTACGCTCTGGCCGGGCAGATGGTGACTTTGGAGTGTTTCGCCTTTGGAAA CCCTGTTCCTCAAATAAAGTGGAGGAAGCTGGACGGCTCGCAGTCCTCCAAGTGGATCGGCAGCGAGCCCCTCCTGCAGATCCAGGATGTCGGCTTTGAGGATGAAGGAACCTACGAGTGTGAGGCTGAGAACATCAAAGGGAGAGACACCTACCAGGGCCGCATCATCATTCAAG CTCAGCCGGAGTGGCTGAAGGTGATCACGGACACGGAGGCCGACATCGGGTCCGACCTGCGCTGGAGCTGCGCGGCTGCCGGCAAACCCAGGCCCGCGGtgcggtggctccgggacgggcaACCACTGACCTCCCAG AACCGCATCGAAGTGAGCGGTGGAGAGCTGAGATTTTCCAAGCTAGTCCTGGAGGACTCTGGCATGTATCAGTGTGTGGCTGAGAACAAGCATGGCACAGTATATGCAAGCGCTGAATTAACAGTGCAAG CCTTAGCACCAGATTTTAGACTAAAGCCAGTGAAGCGGCTGATACCTGCAGCCCGAAGCGGGAAGGTCATCATCCCGTGCCAACCGCGAGCCGCACCGAAAGCCACCGTGCTCTGGACCAAAGGGACTGAACTTCTGACCAACAGTAGCAG GGTGACTATTACCACAGATGGCACCTTGATCCTCCAGAATATCAGCAAATCCGACGAGGGGAAGTATACCTGCTTTGCTGAGAATTTCATGGGCAAAGCCAACAGCACGGGAATCCTCTCCGTTCGAG ATGCCACCAAAATCACGTTGGCACCATCTAGTGCCGATATCAACGTCGGTGAAAACCTCACTCTGCAATGTCACGCGTCCCATGATCCGACTATGGACCTGACCTTCACCTGGTCACTGGATGATTTCCCCATTGACTTCGACAAGTCTGAGGGGCACTACCGGCGAGCCAGCGCG AAGGAAGCTGTTGGGGACCTCAGCATCTCCAACGCGCAGCTGAAACACTCGGGGCGGTACACGTGCACAGCCCAGACCGTGGTGGACAGTGCTTCGGAGTCAGCCACGCTGACCGTCAGAG GACCTCCAGGCCCCCCTGGGGGTGTGGTGGTGAGAGACGTCGGTGACACCACCGTCCTGCTGAGCTGGAGCCGCGGTTCTGACAACCACAGCCCCATCGCCAGGTACCTCGTCGAGGCGCGGACCCTCCTCTCCAGCACATGGAAGCAAATGCGGACCA ATCCTGCAAATATTGAAGGCAACGCAGAGACAGCCCAGGTGGTGAACCTCATTCCTTGGATGGATTATGAGTTTCGGGTCTTAGCAAGTAACATTCTTGGAGTTGGGGAGCCAAGTTTACCCTCCAGCAAAATCCGTACCAAAGAAGCAG CACCTACTGTGGCACCATCTGGGCTCAGCGGAGGCGGAGGAGCTCCCAACGAGCTGATCATCAACTGGACG CCAACACTGCGGGACTATCAGAACGGAGACGGCTTTGGCTACATCTTGTCGTTCCGCAAGAAAGGCACCCAGGGGTGGCTGACAGCGCGGGTCCCGCATGCGGAATCACTGCACTACGTCTACCGCAACGAGAGCATCGGCCCCTACACCCCCTTTGAAGTGAAGATCAAAGCGTACAACAGGAAAGGAGAGGGGCCGGAGAGCCTCACCGCCATCGTGTACTCCGCAGAAGAAG AACCCAAAGTGGCTCCTTTCAGAGTTACGGCCAAGGCTGTTCTGTCCTCGGAAATGGACGTGTCCTGGGAGCCCGTTGAGCAGGGAGACATGACCGGAGTGCTTTCGGGCTATGAG ATTCGGTACTGGAAGGATGGTGATAAAGAGGAGGCAGCTGACAGAGTGAGAACAGCAGGGCTGGTCACGTCGGCTCACGTCACCGGCCTAAACCCCAACACAAAATACCATGTGTCAGTCCGAGCTTATAACCGGGCTGGAACcggcccccccagtccctccaccAACATCACAACAACCAAACCAC CACCAAAGAGGCCGCCTGGCAACATCTCCTGGACTTTTTCTGGGTCTACAGTCACCATCAAGTGGGACCCGGTGGTGGCGAAGGCAGATGAGTCTGCGGTTACAGGGTACAAG ATGCTTTACAGGCAGGATTCCCACTCTGCTCCCACCCTATACCTGGCCAGCAAGAGCCGGATTGACATCCCTGTCCCTGAAGATTTCACTCACGCCTTCGTACAGATCCGGGTGACGGGCCCCGGGGGAGACGGAATCCCCGCAGAAGTTCACATCCTCCGAAACAGTG GGACCAGTATGATGGTGGAAGACTCTGTGATGAGGCCGGTGCCACATGCTGTCATTGTCACAACTAACTCTCTAGTCATGGTGGCCCTGATCAGCTACCTGGAGCTCTGA